Proteins encoded in a region of the Pseudomonas syringae KCTC 12500 genome:
- a CDS encoding isochorismatase family protein, with the protein MTAPRRALIVIDVQEEYFEGLLPIQYPAREKSIVRIREAVNAAAHADAPIVIVQHEKPAGAPVFGLGSATFQNHPDIAAYEGKATKRISKQFGSIFAGTDLDAWLREQGIETITLVGYMSNNCILSSAADAEPRGFAVEVLSDGTGAIDLANEAGRASAQQVHDTLMVLLHSNWAAVTDTNTWIAALQAGETLDKSNLVTSAAQGRNVI; encoded by the coding sequence ATGACCGCGCCACGCCGAGCCCTAATTGTCATCGATGTCCAGGAGGAATACTTCGAGGGACTGCTTCCGATTCAATACCCTGCCCGCGAAAAATCAATCGTACGCATTCGTGAGGCAGTCAATGCCGCCGCGCATGCAGATGCTCCGATCGTGATTGTTCAGCATGAAAAGCCGGCCGGTGCCCCAGTCTTTGGCTTAGGATCAGCTACCTTCCAGAATCATCCGGACATTGCTGCATACGAAGGAAAGGCAACCAAACGTATCAGTAAACAGTTCGGCAGCATCTTCGCTGGAACTGACCTCGACGCATGGCTACGTGAGCAAGGCATTGAAACGATCACCCTCGTCGGGTACATGAGCAACAACTGCATACTTTCCTCTGCAGCCGATGCCGAGCCTCGCGGCTTTGCCGTCGAGGTTCTTTCGGATGGAACCGGGGCAATTGACCTCGCCAATGAGGCAGGTCGTGCATCAGCTCAACAGGTCCACGATACCCTAATGGTCTTGCTTCATTCGAATTGGGCTGCCGTTACTGACACTAACACCTGGATCGCTGCTTTGCAGGCTGGCGAAACGTTGGACAAGAGCAACCTCGTTACGTCAGCTGCTCAGGGCCGTAACGTAATCTGA
- the pilM gene encoding type IV pilus biogenesis protein PilM produces the protein MNIYWLAMVVITAVLGMVYEKSHQAEQSSQSVEISLIAHNVLVYRNALAEYAYAHKAASGTVADNQLALPTWYARYPGVEGVIDAGRSYAFVGSPPPGLVSEMINLTGGSLAIGTASSGSLLTPGSGYVGITLPAAVPTGAAVAYQ, from the coding sequence GTGAACATTTACTGGCTTGCGATGGTGGTGATTACAGCAGTGCTCGGAATGGTTTATGAGAAGTCACACCAGGCAGAACAGAGCTCCCAGAGCGTAGAAATCTCCTTGATTGCTCATAACGTCCTCGTCTACAGAAATGCCTTGGCCGAGTATGCCTACGCTCACAAAGCTGCATCAGGAACGGTGGCCGATAACCAGTTGGCACTGCCCACCTGGTACGCGCGTTACCCTGGGGTGGAGGGTGTGATCGATGCTGGACGAAGTTACGCGTTCGTCGGATCCCCTCCTCCCGGTCTTGTTTCAGAGATGATCAATTTGACTGGTGGATCGCTGGCCATCGGCACTGCATCCTCCGGTAGCCTGCTCACACCAGGCTCAGGGTATGTGGGAATCACGCTGCCCGCGGCAGTTCCAACTGGAGCGGCTGTCGCCTACCAATGA